From the genome of Pantoea alfalfae, one region includes:
- the yajL gene encoding protein deglycase YajL has product MTANASVLVCLAHGSEETEAVTTIDLLVRAGLKVVTASVESDGSREIVCSRGVRLLTDVTLVEVADNDFAAIVLPGGLKGAETFRDSPLLVETVRQFHLNEKIVAAICAASGTVLIPHDLFPVGNMTGFPGLKETIPEEKWMERRVVWDPRVNLLTSQGPGTAMDFALKLIDLLVGKEMAREVAAQLVLAPGIYDYQA; this is encoded by the coding sequence ATGACCGCGAACGCATCGGTGCTGGTTTGCCTGGCACATGGCAGTGAAGAAACAGAAGCTGTCACCACCATCGACCTGCTGGTTCGGGCCGGGCTGAAGGTTGTTACCGCCAGCGTCGAAAGCGATGGCAGCCGTGAGATTGTCTGCTCGCGCGGTGTTCGTCTGCTGACTGATGTCACGCTGGTTGAAGTCGCCGACAATGATTTCGCCGCCATTGTGCTGCCCGGTGGCCTCAAAGGGGCTGAGACCTTCCGTGACAGTCCGCTGTTAGTCGAAACGGTGCGTCAGTTTCACCTCAATGAGAAGATTGTCGCGGCAATATGCGCAGCCTCAGGCACGGTTTTGATCCCTCACGATCTCTTTCCGGTCGGCAATATGACTGGCTTTCCTGGTCTGAAAGAGACAATTCCGGAGGAAAAGTGGATGGAGCGGCGTGTCGTCTGGGATCCGCGCGTCAATCTGCTGACCAGCCAGGGGCCAGGTACGGCAATGGATTTTGCGCTGAAGTTAATCGATCTGCTGGTGGGAAAAGAGATGGCGCGTGAGGTAGCTGCACAGCTGGTGCTGGCTCCCGGCATTTATGACTATCAGGCGTAA
- the thiI gene encoding tRNA uracil 4-sulfurtransferase ThiI gives MKFIIKLFPEITIKSPSVRLRFIKILASNIRNVLKTVSDDIAVVRFWDHIEVRSKNAALADIIPDELSRIPGIHHVLAVEDREYTDIHHIFEQTLTQYRDSLEGKSFCVRVKRRGKHSFSSQDVERYVGGGLNQHIESARVQLKNPDVTVNLEVEENRLTLVTARYEGLGGFPIGTQEDVLSLISGGFDSGVSSYMLLRRGSRVHYCFFNLGGAAHEIGVRQVAHYLWNRFGRSHRVRFVAINFEPVVGEILEKVDDGQMGVVLKRMMVRAASTIAERYGVQALVTGEAVGQVSSQTLTNLRLIDNASDTLILRPLISHDKEHIIRVAREIGTEDFASTMPEYCGVISKSPTVKAVKAKIEAEEQNFDFAILDRVVEEATNVDIRTIAEQTEEEVVEVETVALLSDNDVVLDIRSIDEQEEKPLTLNATEVKSLPFYKLSTQFGDLDQNRTWLLYCDRGVMSRLQALYLHEQGFKNVKVYRP, from the coding sequence ATGAAGTTTATCATCAAGTTATTTCCTGAAATCACCATCAAGAGTCCGTCGGTGCGTTTGCGCTTTATCAAGATTCTTGCCAGCAATATCCGCAACGTCCTGAAAACCGTCAGCGACGACATCGCCGTTGTGCGCTTCTGGGATCACATTGAAGTGCGGTCAAAAAATGCGGCGCTGGCTGACATTATTCCCGATGAGCTTTCCCGCATTCCCGGTATCCATCACGTTTTAGCGGTTGAAGATCGTGAGTACACCGATATACATCACATCTTTGAGCAGACGTTAACGCAGTATCGCGACAGTCTTGAAGGCAAGAGCTTCTGCGTACGTGTGAAACGTCGCGGTAAGCATAGCTTCAGTTCACAGGATGTAGAGCGCTATGTGGGCGGCGGCCTGAATCAGCATATTGAAAGCGCCCGCGTGCAGCTTAAAAACCCTGACGTGACGGTGAACCTTGAAGTTGAAGAGAATCGCCTGACACTGGTGACTGCACGTTACGAAGGTCTGGGTGGTTTCCCAATCGGCACGCAGGAAGATGTGCTGTCGCTGATTTCCGGCGGTTTCGATTCCGGCGTATCCAGTTATATGCTGCTGCGTCGTGGCAGTCGCGTGCATTACTGCTTCTTTAACCTTGGCGGTGCCGCGCATGAGATTGGCGTGCGTCAGGTTGCGCACTATCTGTGGAATCGTTTTGGTCGTTCACACCGCGTGCGCTTCGTGGCGATCAATTTTGAGCCGGTCGTCGGTGAGATCCTCGAAAAAGTGGATGACGGCCAGATGGGCGTGGTGCTGAAGCGCATGATGGTGCGTGCTGCTTCGACGATTGCTGAACGCTACGGCGTGCAGGCGCTGGTCACGGGTGAAGCGGTGGGGCAGGTGTCGAGCCAGACGCTGACCAACCTGCGACTGATTGATAACGCATCCGATACGTTGATTCTGCGTCCGCTGATTTCTCATGACAAAGAGCACATCATCAGAGTTGCCCGGGAGATCGGCACCGAAGATTTCGCCAGCACGATGCCGGAATATTGTGGTGTGATCTCAAAAAGCCCAACGGTGAAGGCGGTGAAGGCGAAGATTGAAGCGGAAGAGCAGAATTTCGACTTTGCGATTCTGGATCGGGTGGTGGAAGAAGCGACCAATGTCGACATCCGTACTATTGCTGAGCAGACAGAAGAGGAGGTGGTTGAAGTTGAGACCGTCGCGCTTCTGAGTGACAACGACGTCGTGCTGGATATCCGCTCTATTGATGAGCAGGAAGAGAAGCCACTGACGCTGAACGCTACAGAAGTGAAATCACTCCCATTCTATAAACTCAGCACGCAGTTTGGCGATCTCGATCAGAACCGGACCTGGCTGCTTTACTGCGATCGCGGTGTGATGAGCCGTCTGCAGGCGCTTTATCTGCATGAGCAGGGTTTTAAGAACGTTAAAGTTTACCGCCCGTAG
- the xseB gene encoding exodeoxyribonuclease VII small subunit translates to MPKKAEQPASFETSLQQLEQIVSRLESGELPLEEALNEFERGVQLARNGQQTLQQAEQRVRILLNDDKDADLTAFMPEND, encoded by the coding sequence ATGCCGAAAAAAGCCGAACAGCCAGCCAGCTTTGAAACGTCATTGCAGCAGCTGGAGCAGATTGTCAGCCGTCTGGAAAGTGGTGAACTGCCGCTGGAAGAAGCCCTGAACGAATTTGAACGCGGCGTGCAGCTGGCGCGGAATGGCCAGCAGACGCTGCAGCAGGCTGAACAGCGGGTCCGCATTCTGCTGAACGATGATAAAGATGCCGACCTCACTGCTTTCATGCCGGAAAACGACTAA
- the ispA gene encoding (2E,6E)-farnesyl diphosphate synthase, which translates to MDFARLLDAYQQQVNAALTRFIEPLPFQSSPLVNAMHYGALLGGKRLRPFLVYATGEMLHANPASLDAPAAAVECIHAYSLIHDDLPAMDDDALRRGQPTCHIKYGEDTAILAGDALQTLAFSILADEAMPGVSAEYRLLMLSELAKASGVAGMCGGQALDLAAEGKSVDLDQLEQIHRHKTGALIRSAVRLGALTAGDAGREALPLLDRYAEAIGLAFQVQDDILDVIGDTAVIGKRQGADQDLGKSTYPSLLGLENARAKARDLYQEALDALELLAAHSYNTTALQALASFIIERDK; encoded by the coding sequence ATGGATTTTGCCCGCTTACTCGACGCCTATCAGCAGCAGGTCAACGCCGCGCTGACGCGTTTTATAGAGCCACTTCCTTTTCAGAGTTCTCCTCTGGTGAATGCCATGCATTATGGGGCATTATTAGGCGGTAAACGTCTGCGTCCTTTTCTGGTCTACGCGACCGGCGAAATGCTCCACGCCAATCCGGCGAGTCTGGATGCCCCTGCCGCCGCAGTTGAATGCATTCATGCGTACTCTCTGATTCATGACGATCTCCCTGCGATGGACGATGATGCATTGCGTCGCGGGCAGCCAACCTGTCACATTAAATATGGCGAAGACACTGCGATTCTGGCGGGTGACGCCCTGCAGACGCTGGCTTTCTCCATTCTGGCCGATGAAGCAATGCCCGGTGTCAGCGCCGAATACCGTCTGCTGATGCTCTCCGAACTGGCAAAAGCCAGCGGCGTAGCCGGGATGTGTGGCGGGCAGGCACTGGATTTAGCGGCGGAAGGCAAATCCGTCGATCTTGATCAGCTGGAACAGATCCATCGCCATAAAACTGGCGCGCTGATCCGCTCAGCGGTGCGCTTAGGCGCATTAACGGCAGGCGATGCGGGCCGCGAAGCGCTGCCGCTGCTCGACCGCTATGCAGAGGCGATTGGTCTCGCATTTCAGGTGCAGGACGACATTCTGGATGTGATCGGTGACACAGCGGTGATCGGAAAACGCCAGGGTGCCGATCAGGATCTGGGGAAAAGCACCTATCCTTCATTGTTAGGCCTTGAAAATGCTCGAGCCAAGGCGCGGGATTTGTATCAGGAAGCTCTTGATGCTTTAGAATTGCTCGCTGCGCACTCCTATAACACCACAGCACTGCAGGCGCTGGCGAGCTTCATAATTGAACGCGACAAATAA
- the dxs gene encoding 1-deoxy-D-xylulose-5-phosphate synthase, whose amino-acid sequence MSFDIAKYPTLALADTVQALRALPKEKLPALCDELRQYLLDSVSRSSGHFASGLGVVELTVALHYVYNTPFDHLVWDVGHQAYPHKILTGRRDRIGTIRQKNGVHPFPWRGESEYDVLSVGHSSTSISAGLGMAAAAEREGQGRRTACIIGDGAITAGMAFEAMNHAGDIKPDMLVILNDNEMSISENVGALNNRLAQILSGKTYARLREGSKRVLTNLPPIKELVKRTEEHLKGMVVPGTLFEELGFNYIGPVDGHDVLTLVNTLSNMRSLKGPQFLHIMTKKGKGYAPAEEDPIAWHAVPKFDPAIGELPKSAEGLPSYSKIFGNWLCEMAADDPKLMAITPAMREGSGMVAFSREFPKQYFDVAIAEQHAVTFAAGMAIGGYKPIVAIYSTFLQRAYDQLIHDVAIQKLPVLFAIDRGGIVGADGQTHQGAFDLAYLRCVPDMVIMTPSDENECRQMLYTGYHHQAGPSAVRYPRGTGIGTPLAPLQSLPLGKAVVKRQGEKLAILNFGTLLPEAAATAEVLNATLVDMRFVKPLDEALIAELAKTHDSLITLEEGAIKGGAGSGVNEFVMAKRLAVPVLNIGLPDEFIPQGTQDEVRHDYLLDAEGIQQQIARWLAQ is encoded by the coding sequence ATGAGTTTTGATATTGCTAAATACCCGACACTGGCGCTGGCAGACACCGTTCAGGCGCTACGCGCCCTGCCGAAAGAGAAGTTGCCTGCGCTGTGTGATGAACTGCGTCAGTATCTGTTAGACAGTGTGAGCCGCTCCAGCGGCCATTTTGCATCGGGTCTGGGCGTGGTTGAACTGACGGTCGCGCTGCATTATGTCTATAACACCCCGTTTGACCATCTGGTCTGGGATGTAGGTCATCAGGCTTATCCGCATAAAATTCTGACGGGTCGCCGCGATCGCATCGGCACTATCCGTCAGAAAAACGGCGTACACCCGTTTCCGTGGCGCGGTGAAAGTGAATATGACGTCCTGAGCGTCGGTCACTCGTCGACCTCAATCAGTGCCGGTCTGGGCATGGCCGCTGCGGCAGAACGTGAAGGTCAGGGCCGTCGTACCGCCTGTATTATTGGCGATGGTGCGATTACCGCAGGCATGGCGTTTGAAGCGATGAACCATGCTGGTGATATTAAGCCGGACATGCTGGTCATCCTCAATGACAACGAGATGTCGATCTCCGAAAACGTCGGCGCGCTGAATAATCGCCTGGCGCAGATCCTGTCGGGTAAAACCTACGCACGACTGCGCGAAGGCAGTAAACGGGTGCTGACAAATCTGCCGCCAATCAAAGAGCTGGTCAAACGCACCGAAGAGCATCTCAAAGGCATGGTCGTGCCGGGCACGCTCTTTGAAGAGCTGGGCTTTAACTACATCGGCCCGGTTGATGGTCACGATGTGCTGACGCTGGTCAATACGCTGAGCAACATGCGCAGCCTGAAAGGGCCGCAGTTCCTGCATATCATGACGAAGAAAGGTAAAGGCTACGCCCCGGCAGAGGAAGATCCGATTGCCTGGCACGCCGTTCCTAAATTTGACCCGGCGATTGGCGAACTGCCGAAAAGCGCAGAAGGTCTGCCGAGCTACTCTAAAATCTTCGGCAACTGGCTGTGTGAAATGGCCGCCGACGATCCGAAGCTGATGGCGATTACGCCAGCGATGCGTGAAGGCTCCGGCATGGTGGCCTTCTCACGTGAATTCCCGAAGCAATATTTTGACGTGGCGATCGCCGAGCAGCATGCGGTGACTTTCGCGGCCGGTATGGCGATTGGCGGCTATAAACCCATTGTGGCCATCTACTCGACCTTCCTGCAACGCGCCTACGATCAGCTGATCCACGACGTCGCTATCCAGAAATTGCCGGTCCTGTTTGCTATCGATCGCGGTGGTATTGTTGGCGCGGATGGTCAGACTCACCAGGGCGCGTTTGATCTCGCCTATCTCCGCTGCGTGCCGGATATGGTGATCATGACGCCGAGCGATGAGAATGAGTGTCGGCAGATGCTTTACACCGGCTATCACCATCAGGCTGGCCCAAGTGCAGTGCGCTATCCGCGCGGCACCGGTATCGGCACGCCGCTGGCTCCGCTGCAGAGTCTGCCGCTGGGTAAAGCAGTCGTGAAACGTCAGGGTGAAAAGCTGGCGATTCTGAACTTCGGTACTCTGCTGCCAGAAGCAGCCGCCACGGCGGAAGTGCTGAATGCAACTTTGGTTGATATGCGCTTTGTGAAGCCGCTGGATGAGGCGCTGATCGCCGAGCTCGCTAAAACCCACGACTCGCTGATTACGCTGGAAGAAGGCGCAATCAAAGGCGGTGCGGGCAGCGGCGTAAATGAGTTTGTGATGGCGAAACGGCTGGCCGTTCCGGTACTGAACATTGGCCTGCCCGATGAGTTCATCCCGCAGGGCACGCAGGATGAAGTGCGTCATGACTATCTGCTGGACGCCGAAGGCATTCAGCAACAGATCGCCCGCTGGCTGGCGCAGTAA
- a CDS encoding aldo/keto reductase translates to MKTIQLGTTDLQVSRLCLGCMTYGEPTRGNHAWTLPEASSRPLIQQALNAGINFFDTANSYSDGSSEEILGRALKDFAHREEIVVATKVYFPLTNLSQGLSRKNILQSIDDSLQRLGMEYVDLLQIHRWDYDTPLEETLEALHEVVQSGKARYIGASSMHASQFAQALQMQSEQGWHRFVSMQDQYNLIQREEEREMHPLCLKEQIAVLPWSPLARGKLTRPWGENTARSASDQVMAKLYDNTEANDAVIAERLAQVAESKGVTRAQVALAWLLSKPAVTAPIIGASRAEQFEDLVKAVDVTLSDEEITLLEEVYQPHQAVGFE, encoded by the coding sequence ATGAAAACGATTCAACTGGGTACTACCGATCTGCAGGTGTCGCGTCTCTGTCTTGGCTGTATGACCTATGGCGAGCCAACGCGCGGTAATCATGCCTGGACGCTGCCTGAAGCGAGCAGCCGTCCGCTGATCCAGCAGGCGCTGAACGCGGGCATCAACTTCTTTGATACCGCCAACAGCTACTCCGATGGCAGCAGTGAAGAGATCCTGGGCCGGGCGCTGAAAGATTTCGCCCACCGTGAAGAGATCGTGGTCGCCACCAAAGTCTATTTTCCGCTGACCAATCTCTCACAGGGACTCTCGCGCAAAAATATTCTGCAATCGATTGATGACAGCCTGCAGCGTCTTGGCATGGAGTATGTGGACCTGCTGCAGATTCACCGCTGGGATTATGACACGCCGCTGGAAGAGACGCTGGAAGCGCTGCATGAGGTAGTGCAGTCTGGCAAAGCCCGTTATATCGGTGCCTCGTCAATGCACGCCAGCCAGTTTGCTCAGGCGTTGCAGATGCAGTCGGAACAGGGCTGGCATCGCTTTGTCAGCATGCAGGATCAGTACAACCTGATTCAGCGCGAAGAGGAGCGTGAAATGCATCCGCTCTGCCTGAAAGAACAAATCGCCGTGCTGCCCTGGAGTCCGCTGGCGCGCGGTAAGCTGACCCGCCCGTGGGGGGAAAACACCGCGCGTTCCGCCTCCGACCAGGTGATGGCGAAGCTCTATGACAATACCGAAGCGAATGATGCCGTGATTGCAGAGCGGCTGGCACAGGTAGCGGAAAGCAAAGGCGTGACGCGGGCGCAGGTGGCGCTGGCCTGGCTTCTGAGCAAGCCTGCCGTTACGGCACCGATTATTGGTGCATCGCGCGCAGAGCAGTTTGAGGATCTGGTGAAGGCAGTGGATGTCACGCTGAGTGACGAAGAGATTACCCTGCTGGAAGAGGTCTATCAGCCGCATCAGGCGGTAGGATTTGAATAA
- the pgpA gene encoding phosphatidylglycerophosphatase A: MASPPRSIIKGLITLILNNDVAKSRLRMSNPWHLLATGFGSGLSPVVPGTMGSLAAIPFWWLMTFLPQDLYSLVVLVGICVGVYLCHRTAKDMGVHDHGSIVWDEFIGMWITLMAIPVNNWQWVLGGFVVFRILDMWKPWPIRWFDRNVHGGMGIMVDDIIAGVISAAMLYGFGVWLAG; the protein is encoded by the coding sequence ATGGCAAGCCCGCCACGTTCCATCATAAAGGGTTTGATCACTTTGATACTAAATAACGACGTGGCGAAGAGCCGCCTGCGGATGAGCAATCCCTGGCATCTGCTGGCCACCGGTTTCGGCAGCGGATTAAGCCCGGTCGTGCCTGGTACCATGGGATCGCTGGCGGCCATTCCATTCTGGTGGCTGATGACCTTTCTGCCGCAGGATCTCTATTCGCTGGTTGTGCTGGTTGGTATCTGCGTCGGTGTCTATCTCTGCCATCGCACCGCCAAAGATATGGGCGTACACGATCACGGCAGTATTGTCTGGGATGAGTTCATCGGCATGTGGATTACGCTGATGGCGATTCCGGTTAACAACTGGCAATGGGTACTGGGCGGCTTTGTCGTGTTCCGTATTCTTGATATGTGGAAACCCTGGCCGATTCGCTGGTTTGACCGCAATGTACATGGCGGCATGGGCATTATGGTGGATGACATTATTGCTGGCGTGATTTCTGCGGCGATGCTCTATGGCTTTGGGGTCTGGCTGGCGGGTTAA
- the thiL gene encoding thiamine-phosphate kinase, which yields MSCGEFELIARYFNRRTRSRRDVELGIGDDCALLSVPEKQTLAISTDTLVAGVHFLRDIHPADLGYKALAVNLSDLAAMGADPAWLTLALTLPQVDESWLSAFSESLFELLEYYDMQLVGGDTTRGPLSLTLAIHGLVPQGRALKRSGAKPGDWIYVTGTLGDSAAGLALLQHHCRISDPAVHEALIKRHLRPMPRILQGQALRSLASSAVDLSDGLISDLGHVLKASGCGARLNLDALPLSAALRDHFDPEQVLRWALSGGEDYELCFTVPEVNRGALDVALGHLGVPYTCIGQIAPESEGLTLLDNGKPATFHHKGFDHFDTK from the coding sequence ATGTCTTGTGGTGAATTTGAACTCATCGCACGCTACTTCAACCGCAGAACACGCAGCCGCCGTGATGTCGAACTCGGCATCGGTGACGATTGTGCGTTACTTAGCGTGCCGGAAAAACAGACGCTGGCGATCAGCACCGATACCCTGGTCGCGGGTGTGCACTTCTTACGGGATATCCATCCTGCCGATCTGGGCTACAAAGCGCTGGCTGTGAATCTTAGCGACCTTGCTGCCATGGGTGCCGATCCCGCGTGGCTGACGCTGGCCTTAACGCTGCCGCAGGTCGATGAGAGCTGGCTCTCCGCCTTTAGCGAAAGCCTGTTTGAACTGCTGGAATATTACGACATGCAGCTGGTGGGTGGCGACACGACCCGTGGCCCGCTGAGCCTGACGCTGGCGATTCACGGTCTGGTGCCGCAGGGCCGCGCCCTGAAACGCTCCGGTGCGAAGCCGGGCGACTGGATCTACGTGACCGGCACGCTGGGTGACAGCGCGGCGGGTCTGGCGCTGTTGCAGCATCACTGTCGCATCAGCGATCCGGCGGTGCATGAAGCGTTGATTAAACGGCATCTGCGCCCAATGCCACGCATTCTGCAGGGCCAGGCACTGCGTTCGCTGGCCTCTTCAGCCGTGGACCTTTCCGATGGCCTGATTTCCGATCTCGGCCACGTGCTGAAAGCCAGCGGCTGTGGTGCAAGGCTTAACCTGGATGCGTTGCCGCTGTCGGCGGCGCTGCGTGACCATTTCGATCCTGAGCAGGTATTGCGCTGGGCGCTGAGTGGCGGAGAAGATTACGAACTCTGCTTCACCGTGCCGGAAGTGAATCGCGGTGCGCTTGATGTGGCGCTGGGGCATCTGGGCGTGCCTTATACCTGCATCGGACAGATAGCACCGGAATCAGAAGGCTTAACGCTGCTGGATAATGGCAAGCCCGCCACGTTCCATCATAAAGGGTTTGATCACTTTGATACTAAATAA
- the nusB gene encoding transcription antitermination factor NusB yields the protein MKPAARRRARECAVQALYSWQLSNNDIADVEYQFLAEQDVKDVDITYFRELLSGVATNSAYLDGLMKPYLSRQLEELGQVEKAILRISLYELSKRDDVPYKVAINEGIELAKVFGAEDSHKFVNGVLDKAGPQIRPHRK from the coding sequence GTGAAACCTGCTGCTCGTCGTCGCGCCCGTGAGTGCGCTGTTCAGGCGCTTTACTCCTGGCAGTTGTCGAATAACGACATTGCCGATGTGGAATACCAGTTTCTGGCGGAACAGGACGTCAAAGACGTCGACATTACCTACTTCCGCGAACTGCTGTCCGGTGTGGCGACCAACAGTGCGTATCTGGATGGATTGATGAAGCCTTATCTGTCGCGTCAGCTCGAAGAGCTGGGCCAGGTAGAAAAAGCTATCCTGCGCATCTCGCTGTATGAGCTGAGCAAACGTGATGATGTGCCCTATAAAGTGGCCATCAACGAAGGCATTGAGCTGGCGAAAGTCTTCGGTGCCGAAGACAGCCATAAATTTGTCAACGGCGTGCTGGATAAAGCCGGTCCACAAATTCGACCCCATCGCAAATAA
- the ribH gene encoding 6,7-dimethyl-8-ribityllumazine synthase, translating into MKVIEAAVATPEANVAIVIARFNNFINDSLLDGAVDALKRIGQVKDDNITVVWVPGAYELPLAARALANTGKYDAIIALGTVIRGGTAHFEYVAGEASSGIASVAMNSDIPVAFGVLTTESIEQAIERAGTKAGNKGAEAALTALEMINVLKAIKA; encoded by the coding sequence ATGAAAGTTATCGAAGCTGCTGTTGCAACGCCTGAGGCCAATGTTGCCATCGTCATCGCGCGTTTTAACAACTTCATTAATGACAGCCTGCTGGATGGCGCAGTTGATGCCCTGAAACGTATCGGCCAGGTCAAAGATGACAATATCACCGTAGTCTGGGTGCCGGGTGCCTACGAACTGCCGCTGGCAGCCCGTGCCCTGGCAAACACCGGCAAATATGATGCGATTATCGCACTCGGCACCGTTATTCGTGGTGGCACTGCGCACTTCGAATATGTGGCGGGTGAAGCCAGCTCCGGTATCGCCAGCGTTGCCATGAACAGCGACATTCCTGTCGCGTTCGGCGTGCTGACCACTGAAAGCATCGAGCAGGCCATTGAGCGTGCCGGCACCAAAGCGGGTAATAAAGGTGCTGAAGCGGCGCTGACTGCGCTCGAAATGATTAACGTATTGAAAGCCATTAAAGCCTGA
- the ribD gene encoding bifunctional diaminohydroxyphosphoribosylaminopyrimidine deaminase/5-amino-6-(5-phosphoribosylamino)uracil reductase RibD, translated as MDERYMARALELARRGRFTTMPNPNVGCVIVRDGEVVGEGWHQRAGEPHAEVYALRMAGEKARGATAYVTLEPCSHHGRTPPCCDALIAAGVTRVVAAMQDPNPQVAGRGLHRLHQAGIDVSHGLMMQEAEALNRGFLKRMRTGFPWIQLKLGASLDGRTAMASGESQWITSEAARRDVQRLRAQSAAILSSSATVLADDPSLTVRWSELNTDSQALVDEQQLRQPVRVIIDSQNRVTPQHRLISQPGETWLMRHQPDQQHWPASVTQIAVPLREQHLDRVAMMMLLGQRQINSVWVEAGATLAGALLQAGLVDELIVYLAPKLLGHEGRGLCQLPGLSQLADAPAFRFSDVRQVGDDLRLTLTPQ; from the coding sequence ATGGACGAACGCTACATGGCGCGTGCGCTGGAACTGGCGCGACGCGGCCGTTTTACGACCATGCCGAACCCGAATGTCGGCTGTGTGATTGTGCGCGATGGCGAAGTCGTGGGTGAGGGCTGGCATCAGCGTGCCGGTGAACCCCATGCTGAGGTCTACGCGCTGCGCATGGCTGGCGAGAAAGCGCGTGGCGCAACTGCCTATGTCACGCTGGAGCCGTGCAGCCATCATGGCCGCACGCCGCCCTGCTGTGATGCGCTGATCGCCGCAGGTGTAACCCGTGTCGTCGCCGCTATGCAGGACCCGAATCCGCAGGTCGCGGGGCGCGGACTGCACCGTCTGCATCAGGCGGGCATTGACGTCAGCCATGGTCTGATGATGCAGGAAGCAGAAGCACTGAATCGCGGCTTCCTCAAGCGCATGCGCACCGGCTTTCCCTGGATTCAGCTTAAGCTGGGCGCATCGCTGGATGGCCGCACGGCCATGGCCAGTGGCGAAAGTCAGTGGATCACCTCTGAGGCTGCACGCCGTGATGTGCAGCGTCTGCGGGCGCAAAGCGCCGCCATTCTCAGCAGCAGCGCCACGGTGCTGGCGGACGATCCCTCTCTGACAGTGCGCTGGTCTGAACTCAATACCGACAGCCAGGCTCTGGTTGATGAACAGCAACTGCGTCAGCCGGTACGTGTGATTATCGACAGCCAGAATCGCGTGACGCCGCAGCATCGGCTCATCTCCCAGCCGGGCGAAACCTGGCTGATGCGTCATCAGCCGGATCAGCAGCACTGGCCCGCCAGCGTGACGCAAATCGCCGTTCCGCTGCGCGAACAGCACCTGGATCGGGTGGCGATGATGATGCTGCTGGGACAGCGACAGATTAACAGCGTCTGGGTTGAAGCGGGTGCCACGCTGGCTGGTGCCCTGTTACAGGCCGGGCTGGTGGATGAACTGATCGTTTATCTGGCACCTAAGCTATTAGGCCATGAAGGACGCGGCTTGTGTCAGCTGCCGGGGCTCAGCCAGCTGGCTGACGCGCCTGCGTTCCGTTTCAGCGATGTCCGGCAGGTCGGTGACGATTTACGTCTGACCCTGACACCGCAATAG
- the nrdR gene encoding transcriptional regulator NrdR translates to MHCPFCSAVDTKVIDSRLVSEGSSVRRRRQCLMCHERFTTFEVAELVMPRVVKSNDVREPFNEDKMASGMMKALEKRPVSADAVESAVNHIKTQLRATGEREIPSKLIGNLVMDELKKLDKVAYIRFASVYRSFEDIRDFGEEIARLQD, encoded by the coding sequence ATGCATTGCCCATTCTGCTCCGCTGTCGACACCAAAGTGATTGATTCTCGTCTGGTTAGTGAAGGCTCCTCGGTGCGACGCCGTCGCCAGTGTCTGATGTGTCATGAACGCTTCACCACCTTTGAGGTGGCGGAACTGGTGATGCCCCGCGTGGTGAAAAGCAATGATGTGCGCGAGCCTTTCAATGAAGACAAAATGGCCAGCGGGATGATGAAAGCGCTTGAGAAGCGTCCGGTCAGCGCTGACGCGGTGGAAAGCGCCGTAAACCATATTAAAACGCAGCTGCGCGCCACTGGCGAACGTGAGATCCCCAGTAAGCTGATTGGCAATCTGGTGATGGATGAGCTTAAGAAGCTCGATAAAGTCGCCTATATTCGCTTCGCCTCGGTTTACCGCAGCTTTGAAGATATTCGCGATTTTGGCGAAGAGATCGCCCGGTTACAGGATTAA